The genomic DNA TGCAAGAGCAGTCGCTGGAGAGGCAGGTGTTCCATTCTTTAGTGTTTCTGGTTCTGAATTTGTGGAGATGTTTGTTGGTGTTGGTGCTGCAAGAGTTAGAGATCTATTTGAACAGGCAAAAAAGTATGCACCCTGTATTATTTTTATAGATGAAATTGATGCAGTTGGAAGGCAGCGTGGAGCAGGTCTTGGTGGAGGACATGATGAGAGAGAACAGACATTAAATCAACTCCTTGTCGAGATGGATGGCTTTGATCCCAATAGCGGAATTATAGTAATTGCTGCAACAAACAGGCCAGATATTCTTGACCCAGCACTCCTAAGACCTGGAAGGTTTGATAGAAGGATAGTGGTAAATTATCCAGATGTGAAAGAAAGGGAAGCTATACTAAAAATTCATACAAGAAATAAGCCTTTAGCCAATGACATAAATCTCTCTGTGCTTGCGAAGAGAACAGCAGGATTCACTGGCGCAGATCTTGAAAATCTTGTAAATGAAGCTGCCCTCCTTGCAGCAAGGAGAGGCAAGAACAAAATTACAATGGAAGAGTTGGAAGAATCAATAGATAGAGTAATAGCAGGACCTCAGAAGAAATCAAGGGTAGTTTCCGAAAGAGAGAAGAGAATGATTGCCTTTCATGAAACAGGACATGCCATTGTGGCAGATTATCTTCCACACACTGATCCTGTCCACAGGATCTCCATAGTTTCAAGAGGAATGGCTCTTGGATATACACTCCAATTACCAGAGGAGGAAAAGTTCCTGAAGACAAAGGAGGAACTCCTTGAAGAGGTTAGTGTCCTTCTTGGGGGAAGAGCAGCTGAAGAACTCTTTATAGGTGAAAAAACTACAGGGGCTGAGAACGATTTAAGAAGAGCAACAGAGATTGTAAGAAAGATGATAACAGAGTTTGGAATGAGTGAGAAACTTGGACCACTGACCTTTGGAAAGAAAGGAGAATTTGTGTTTCTTGGAAGAGATATTGCCGCAGAGAAAAACTACTCTGACCAGATAGCATACGAGATTGATAGAGAGATAAGAGACATCGTTGAGAAATGTCATGAAAGAGCAAAGGCAATACTAAAAGAGAATAGCGAGGCAGTTCACAAAGTTGTTGAAGTCCTATTGGAAAAAGAGACAATGGAGGGAGAGGAGTTAAAGAAGATACTTGAGGAATTCAGGAGAAAGAAAAAAGAAGAAGTTGATAAAGCTAATTAGCTTTGACCTCTGGAACACAATAATAGAGGATAGAAGAGAACTTGAGGATAAGAGGGGAGAGATACGGATAAGAAAGATTTATGAGTGTCTCTCCCCTCTTAATATTGAACTGGAAGATATAAGAAAAGCATATCTAAGGATGAGCAATTGGCTGTTTGAAACTCAGGATAAAACAAAGAGGAGCATAGGGACAGAAAAGCAGATAAAATATATCTTAAAAAGATTTGGAGTGAGGGTAAATCAAATTGTATTTGATGAGATAAAGAAAGCCTATGAGAGTGCAATTTTTTTCTATCCTCCACCTTTAGTTGAAGGGGCAAAGGAAACGCTTAAAAAATTTTATAACCTTGGAATAGATATGTGCATAATTTCAGATGCAGGGAGAACGCCAGGCTGGGCTTTAAGAAAGATTCTTGAAAAGTATGCTCTTAATAGCTATTTTAAAAGGATGTACTTTTCAGATGAAACAGGATGGGTGAAACCAAATAAGAAGGTTTTTTTAAAAGCACTGAAGGATTTTAAAGTGAGAAAGGAAGAGATGGTTCATATTGGAGACAAAATAGAAAAAGATATTGAGGGAGCAAAAAATGCTGGAATAAATTACATATACTTCTCAAGAGATGGTAACTGTGAAGTAAACCCTTGCGGCAAAACTCTTCCTGAAATATATGATATTTTCTTAAAACTCTTCCCTATCGCAAGGAGTTTATTCAGTTA from Caldisericia bacterium includes the following:
- a CDS encoding HAD family hydrolase, with translation MIKLISFDLWNTIIEDRRELEDKRGEIRIRKIYECLSPLNIELEDIRKAYLRMSNWLFETQDKTKRSIGTEKQIKYILKRFGVRVNQIVFDEIKKAYESAIFFYPPPLVEGAKETLKKFYNLGIDMCIISDAGRTPGWALRKILEKYALNSYFKRMYFSDETGWVKPNKKVFLKALKDFKVRKEEMVHIGDKIEKDIEGAKNAGINYIYFSRDGNCEVNPCGKTLPEIYDIFLKLFPIARSLFS
- the ftsH gene encoding ATP-dependent zinc metalloprotease FtsH; translation: DVVITDQNVTGTLKDGGRFQTTIPPFNDPNLPKILIDHNVDVTVKPSSNSGMWWYILSNVGSIVIIIFFWMMMMRSLSGGGNSQVFNFGKSRARLFLENKPKITFNDVAGLEEVKEELQEEIDFLKNPRKFSALGAKIPKGVLLVGPPGCGKTLLARAVAGEAGVPFFSVSGSEFVEMFVGVGAARVRDLFEQAKKYAPCIIFIDEIDAVGRQRGAGLGGGHDEREQTLNQLLVEMDGFDPNSGIIVIAATNRPDILDPALLRPGRFDRRIVVNYPDVKEREAILKIHTRNKPLANDINLSVLAKRTAGFTGADLENLVNEAALLAARRGKNKITMEELEESIDRVIAGPQKKSRVVSEREKRMIAFHETGHAIVADYLPHTDPVHRISIVSRGMALGYTLQLPEEEKFLKTKEELLEEVSVLLGGRAAEELFIGEKTTGAENDLRRATEIVRKMITEFGMSEKLGPLTFGKKGEFVFLGRDIAAEKNYSDQIAYEIDREIRDIVEKCHERAKAILKENSEAVHKVVEVLLEKETMEGEELKKILEEFRRKKKEEVDKAN